A section of the Macadamia integrifolia cultivar HAES 741 chromosome 9, SCU_Mint_v3, whole genome shotgun sequence genome encodes:
- the LOC122088316 gene encoding 50S ribosomal protein L7/L12 gives MKLLAFLKVVRAPPTLSKITGPLQCRLFQPDFVPRDPKAKPKRYKYPAFYDPYGPKPPPSDKIIQLAERIAALPPEELKQIGPTLRDKLRHPKMEPISTEGMDLGPQAGAAGGSAKSEEKKAEKTAFDVKLEKFDAAAKIKVIKEVRAFTNLGLKEAKDLVEKAPVLLKQGVTKEEANDIIEKLKTAGGVAVME, from the coding sequence ATGAAGCTCCTTGCCTTTCTAAAAGTTGTACGAGCCCCTCCCacactttctaaaataactggTCCTCTACAATGTCGTCTATTCCAACCTGATTTTGTTCCCAGAGATCCTAAGGCCAAGCCTAAGAGGTACAAGTACCCTGCTTTTTATGATCCCTATGGTCCCAAACCCCCACCTTCTGATAAGATCATCCAGCTTGCGGAGCGTATTGCTGCTCTACCCCCTGAAGAACTCAAACAGATTGGTCCTACACTAAGAGACAAACTTAGGCATCCTAAGATGGAGCCAATATCAACAGAAGGCATGGACTTGGGTCCTCAGGCTGGAGCTGCAGGTGGGTCTGCAAAATCTGAGGAGAAGAAGGCAGAGAAGACAGCATTTGATGTGAAGTTAGAGAAGTTTGATGCAGCAGCAAAGATCAAGGTGATTAAGGAGGTAAGAGCATTTACCAATCTGGGACTGAAGGAGGCTAAAGACCTAGTAGAGAAGGCACCAGTCTTATTGAAACAAGGGGTGACCAAGGAGGAGGCAAATGATATTATAGAGAAGCTAAAGACTGCGGGTGGTGTTGCAGTGATGGAGTGA